Proteins found in one Arthrobacter sp. U41 genomic segment:
- a CDS encoding RluA family pseudouridine synthase yields MDISRSQAATLIAEGNVTSKDKAVGKSLKLAPGAVLDVVVPARRDPLEIVEEVVEGLNILLDDGEFVVIDKPVGVAAHPSPGWVGPTVVGALAGLGYRITTSGGPERAGIVHRLDVGTSGVMVVAKTERAYTALKRAFKERTVDKVYHAVVQGLPDPLAGTIDAPIGRHPGHDWRFAVIEDGRDSITHYEVLEAFGKASLVEVHLETGRTHQIRVHFAALRHPCAGDLTYGADPRLAATLGLTRQWLHARQLSFDHPRTGERVTVTSEYPQDLRYALEVLESGQA; encoded by the coding sequence ATGGACATTTCCCGCTCCCAGGCCGCCACGCTGATCGCCGAAGGCAATGTCACCAGCAAGGACAAAGCGGTCGGAAAGTCGCTCAAGCTTGCCCCCGGCGCCGTGCTCGACGTCGTCGTCCCGGCACGCCGGGACCCCCTGGAAATCGTGGAGGAAGTTGTGGAAGGCCTGAACATCCTGCTGGACGATGGCGAGTTTGTCGTCATCGACAAACCGGTCGGTGTGGCCGCGCACCCCTCGCCCGGCTGGGTGGGGCCCACCGTCGTTGGCGCCCTCGCCGGCCTCGGCTACCGGATCACCACCTCCGGCGGGCCGGAGCGTGCGGGCATCGTCCACCGGCTCGACGTCGGGACCTCCGGGGTGATGGTGGTCGCCAAGACGGAGCGGGCGTACACGGCGCTCAAGCGCGCCTTCAAGGAACGCACCGTGGACAAGGTTTACCACGCAGTCGTCCAGGGCCTGCCGGACCCGCTGGCCGGCACGATTGACGCGCCCATCGGCCGCCACCCGGGCCACGACTGGCGCTTCGCCGTGATCGAGGACGGCCGGGACTCCATCACCCACTACGAGGTCCTCGAGGCGTTCGGGAAAGCCTCGCTGGTGGAAGTGCACCTGGAGACCGGCCGCACCCACCAGATCCGGGTCCACTTCGCGGCCCTGCGACACCCCTGCGCCGGCGACCTGACCTACGGTGCGGATCCCCGGCTCGCCGCCACCCTGGGGCTCACCCGGCAGTGGCTGCACGCCCGGCAGCTGTCCTTCGACCACCCCCGGACGGGTGAGCGGGTCACCGTCACCAGCGAGTACCCGCAGGACCTGCGCTACGCGCTCGAGGTTTTGGAGTCCGGACAGGCCTGA